CTTGTCAAGGTCAACACGGAGATACATCAAGAAATCGCGATGCATTTTCAAATTCGCAGTATTCCCGCTGTGAAACTCTTCATTGATGGAGAAGTAGTCAATGAATTCACCGGTGCACTACCAGAATCATCCATTCACCAGTGGTTGGAGCAAACGCTACCGGGAAATAGTGGCAACAACCAACTTCTGGAGTTTGCCAAAGAAGCACTGGAAGTAGGAGAAGTGGATCAGGCCCTGCTCGCTCTGAAACGTATATTGAATGAAGAACCAGATCATGATGAAGGAAGAACGCTACTTGCTCGAATTTACTTGGTTTCTCAAGATGAGGATCTCCAAAAGCAAGCGGTGGTGTTGATTGAGTCCATAGGACCCGATTCTAAATTCTTTGATGTTGCGGAGGCTCTTCGAATGCTGGTGGGGATGTTGGATGATGAGTTCCTGCAAAACCTGCCAGCTAGTCCAAATCAAGTTCTAATGAAAGAGGGGATTAATGAATTAAGACGAGGGCGCTTTGATCAGGCTCTCAAGCATTGGATTGAAGCTCTGAAGAAAGAACGGGAAGAACAGGAATATCGTGAAGTTGCCCGGAAGGCATGTGTTGCCACTTTTAAATTTCTTGGAGAAGACAGCGAAGTTACCCAACAGTACCGGCCTGCGTTCTCTAGTGCGTTCTATTCCTAATTTATCTGGTGAGTTGGTAAGGATTGCCCGACTCACCAGATAGCAGTTCAGCCTTGAGGCTT
The nucleotide sequence above comes from SAR324 cluster bacterium. Encoded proteins:
- a CDS encoding tetratricopeptide repeat protein, with translation LVKVNTEIHQEIAMHFQIRSIPAVKLFIDGEVVNEFTGALPESSIHQWLEQTLPGNSGNNQLLEFAKEALEVGEVDQALLALKRILNEEPDHDEGRTLLARIYLVSQDEDLQKQAVVLIESIGPDSKFFDVAEALRMLVGMLDDEFLQNLPASPNQVLMKEGINELRRGRFDQALKHWIEALKKEREEQEYREVARKACVATFKFLGEDSEVTQQYRPAFSSAFYS